Proteins from one Paraburkholderia sp. BL10I2N1 genomic window:
- a CDS encoding glucose-6-phosphate isomerase: MAVARIEAGGSTRLFGSDRQAWLPQALLWLVTAALIGAHQGAVLTLAFPLLAILTGLWLYFKSPARYVGFMWWLWFLSPEVRRLADWSKGGYTPTSLIQVAPLAVTMISGLSLLRYYPVLAQRRGLPVLLILAGLAYGLLIGVVSAGPLAAVYDLANWVYPILIGFHIMANTRQYPEYRDVIVSTFIWGMLVMGAYGLVQFFIMPAWDSMWMISSQMASQGDPVPYGVRVFSTMNSSGPFAFAMMGAMVFVMAAQHRVRWIAGALGFLAFALSLVRSTWGGWVIALAIQLVKSSNRVRVRILATAVLLGGLCVPLLAVGPVADRMQQRLQTLVNLNDDQSYAARNEFYATFAKTAFTDVQGEGLGATGTSTKLSSEGGNLGKYGNFDSGVMNIPFVLGWPGTLLYMSGILWLLMRAVLASFAVQDDKYAGACLSLSLAVFAMLVFTNSLVGTGGLLLFMSIFSILSAAHWQKLNRRRNLILQGGT; encoded by the coding sequence ATGGCAGTTGCGCGTATCGAGGCGGGCGGGTCAACGCGTTTGTTCGGCAGCGACCGGCAGGCATGGCTTCCGCAGGCACTGCTGTGGCTTGTCACGGCCGCGCTGATCGGCGCGCACCAGGGCGCGGTGCTGACACTCGCGTTCCCGCTGCTCGCGATACTGACCGGCCTGTGGCTCTACTTCAAGAGCCCCGCGCGCTACGTCGGCTTCATGTGGTGGCTGTGGTTTCTGAGCCCGGAAGTGCGGCGTCTCGCCGACTGGTCGAAGGGCGGTTACACGCCGACGAGCCTCATTCAGGTGGCGCCGCTCGCCGTGACGATGATCAGCGGACTGTCGCTGCTGCGCTACTACCCGGTGCTCGCGCAGCGGCGTGGCTTGCCGGTGCTGCTGATCCTCGCCGGGCTCGCGTATGGCCTCCTGATCGGCGTGGTTTCAGCCGGCCCGCTTGCCGCAGTGTACGACCTCGCGAACTGGGTCTATCCGATCCTGATCGGCTTTCACATCATGGCGAACACACGGCAATACCCCGAGTATCGCGACGTGATCGTCAGTACGTTCATCTGGGGCATGCTCGTCATGGGCGCCTACGGCCTCGTGCAGTTCTTCATCATGCCCGCATGGGATTCGATGTGGATGATCAGCTCGCAGATGGCCTCGCAGGGCGACCCTGTGCCCTATGGCGTGCGTGTGTTCAGCACGATGAATTCGTCCGGTCCGTTCGCCTTTGCGATGATGGGCGCAATGGTCTTCGTGATGGCCGCTCAGCACCGGGTGCGCTGGATAGCCGGCGCGCTCGGCTTTCTCGCCTTTGCGCTGAGCCTCGTGCGCTCGACCTGGGGCGGCTGGGTGATCGCGCTCGCGATCCAGCTGGTCAAGTCGAGCAATCGCGTACGGGTGCGGATCCTCGCGACCGCGGTGCTGCTGGGCGGGTTGTGTGTGCCGCTGCTAGCAGTCGGGCCGGTGGCCGACCGCATGCAGCAGCGCCTGCAGACCCTCGTGAACCTCAATGACGATCAGAGCTACGCCGCGCGTAACGAGTTTTACGCGACATTCGCCAAGACCGCCTTTACCGACGTGCAGGGAGAAGGGCTCGGCGCAACCGGCACATCGACCAAGCTTTCGAGCGAGGGCGGCAATCTGGGCAAATACGGCAACTTCGACAGCGGCGTGATGAACATTCCGTTCGTGCTCGGCTGGCCCGGCACGCTGCTCTACATGTCCGGCATCCTGTGGCTCCTGATGCGCGCCGTGCTGGCTTCGTTCGCGGTGCAGGATGACAAATATGCCGGCGCGTGCCTGAGCCTCAGTCTCGCGGTCTTCGCGATGCTGGTCTTCACCAATTCGCTTGTGGGCACCGGCGGCCTGCTGCTGTTCATGAGCATCTTCTCGATCCTGTCTGCGGCGCACTGGCAAAAACTGAACCGCAGACGCAATCTCATTCTTCAAGGAGGCACCTGA
- a CDS encoding glycosyltransferase family 4 protein, with protein sequence MRVAIVTHVVRHNDGQGRVNHEIARAALDAHIAVTLVASHVAPELLEEPGVRWIPVKIGRWWPSNLLRQQVFALKSAWWLRRHRDEYDVLHVNGFISWVPADVNTAHFVHSGWFGSKYYPFGLGKGVWSAYQYVYTGLNAILERWAYRRSRVITAVSQKVADEIRAIGLTPRNRVDVIYNGVDTRGFAAAHGDRAKFNLPADAFLLLFVGDLRTPRKNLGTVLEALRYLPEHVHIAVAGYLPGSPYPEQARALGIADRVHFLGLVKEMPVLMHSVDAFVFPSRYEAMSLSLLEAMAAGLPVVTARTAGGAEIITPECGIVLDDPDDPKALANAVARLAGSDDARRAMGIAANELATGFGWARMAGQYIALYRQLAGRREDHHRAGSAAEAKSLAANALTGSKAAE encoded by the coding sequence TTGAGAGTCGCCATCGTCACGCACGTCGTGCGCCATAACGACGGCCAGGGGCGCGTCAACCACGAGATTGCCCGCGCGGCCCTTGACGCACACATTGCGGTGACGCTCGTCGCGTCGCACGTTGCGCCTGAACTCCTCGAAGAGCCGGGCGTGCGCTGGATCCCCGTGAAGATCGGCAGATGGTGGCCATCGAACCTGCTGCGTCAACAGGTGTTCGCGCTGAAGAGCGCGTGGTGGTTGCGCAGGCACCGCGACGAATATGACGTACTGCATGTGAACGGCTTCATTTCCTGGGTGCCGGCGGACGTGAACACGGCGCACTTCGTGCATAGCGGCTGGTTCGGCAGCAAGTACTACCCGTTCGGTCTCGGCAAGGGTGTGTGGTCCGCGTATCAGTACGTCTACACGGGCCTCAACGCGATACTCGAGCGCTGGGCGTACCGGCGCTCGCGGGTGATCACGGCGGTGTCGCAGAAGGTCGCCGACGAGATCCGCGCGATCGGCCTCACGCCTCGCAACCGGGTCGACGTGATCTATAACGGCGTCGACACGCGAGGCTTCGCCGCCGCGCACGGCGATCGCGCGAAGTTCAACCTGCCGGCCGACGCGTTCCTGCTGCTCTTCGTCGGCGATCTGCGTACGCCGCGCAAGAACCTCGGCACCGTGCTCGAAGCGCTGCGGTATCTGCCGGAGCACGTGCATATCGCTGTCGCCGGTTATCTGCCGGGGAGTCCCTATCCGGAACAGGCACGCGCGCTCGGCATCGCCGATCGCGTGCATTTTCTCGGGCTGGTGAAGGAGATGCCGGTACTGATGCACTCGGTCGACGCCTTTGTGTTTCCGTCGCGCTACGAGGCGATGAGCCTGTCGCTGCTCGAGGCGATGGCGGCCGGTCTGCCGGTCGTGACCGCCCGCACCGCCGGCGGCGCGGAGATCATCACCCCCGAATGCGGCATTGTGCTCGACGATCCGGACGATCCAAAGGCGCTGGCCAATGCCGTGGCCCGGCTCGCCGGCTCTGACGACGCGCGCCGCGCGATGGGCATCGCTGCGAACGAACTCGCGACGGGCTTCGGCTGGGCGCGAATGGCCGGTCAGTACATCGCGCTGTACCGCCAGCTGGCGGGCCGTCGTGAAGACCATCATCGCGCCGGGAGCGCAGCAGAGGCGAAGTCGCTCGCCGCGAATGCGCTGACTGGCAGCAAGGCGGCCGAATGA
- a CDS encoding glycosyltransferase, with the protein MSVTRVHVHLFYGADPRFYRKGDDIGCLYGYHHAESDAFALTYSQDARERAPMRLLRRGLKAVLGFDFIHTLRNRDEILRSDVIWTHTEHEYLSVALLLLLKGRKASPALLAQSVWLLDKWPEYGALRRWAYRKLIARADVLTTLASENAALCRTYLDRDAVHVFYGLNTRDFPVQVPTQWEPHTPLRIAAIGNDRDRDWETLINAFGNDARYTVRLATRRRIPASLRASNVDIAPAAGLKKQRELYDWADVIVVPLRPNTHASGITVMLEAAAVGKPMIVTDVGALQDYFTASQAAYVPPFDPAALRDAAEGLVAAPQDALRLAQAAARQLVSRDLTTQEFARQHVRITQDLLQRRASPRGRSVDEARRRAGGASGAGKSSGQAAQPQRQAGRGL; encoded by the coding sequence ATGAGTGTGACCAGAGTCCACGTCCATCTGTTTTACGGCGCCGATCCGCGTTTCTATCGCAAGGGCGACGACATCGGCTGCCTGTATGGCTATCACCACGCTGAATCGGATGCCTTCGCGCTGACCTATTCGCAGGATGCTCGCGAGCGTGCGCCGATGCGGCTGTTGCGGCGCGGGCTGAAGGCCGTGCTCGGCTTCGATTTCATTCATACGCTGCGCAACCGTGATGAGATCCTGCGCTCTGATGTGATCTGGACGCATACTGAGCATGAGTATCTGTCGGTGGCGCTCCTGCTGCTGCTCAAAGGCCGGAAGGCGTCGCCTGCGCTGCTCGCGCAAAGCGTGTGGCTGCTCGACAAGTGGCCGGAATACGGCGCGCTGCGGCGCTGGGCCTATCGCAAGCTGATCGCGCGCGCCGATGTACTGACCACGCTCGCTTCGGAGAACGCCGCGCTGTGCCGCACGTACCTCGACCGCGATGCAGTGCACGTCTTCTACGGCCTGAACACGCGCGACTTCCCGGTGCAGGTGCCCACGCAATGGGAGCCGCACACGCCGTTGCGCATCGCCGCTATCGGCAACGATCGCGACCGCGACTGGGAAACCCTCATCAACGCATTCGGCAACGATGCGCGTTACACCGTGCGGCTGGCGACACGGCGGCGCATTCCTGCTTCGCTGCGGGCGTCGAACGTCGACATCGCGCCGGCGGCGGGCCTCAAGAAACAGCGCGAACTATACGACTGGGCCGACGTCATCGTCGTGCCGCTGCGCCCGAATACACACGCATCGGGCATCACGGTCATGCTCGAAGCGGCCGCTGTCGGCAAGCCGATGATCGTCACGGACGTCGGCGCCTTGCAGGACTATTTCACGGCCAGCCAGGCGGCCTATGTGCCGCCGTTCGATCCGGCGGCGTTGCGAGATGCTGCCGAGGGCCTCGTGGCCGCGCCGCAAGACGCCCTTCGCCTGGCTCAGGCGGCCGCGCGCCAGCTCGTGTCACGCGATCTGACGACGCAGGAATTCGCGCGGCAGCACGTGCGCATCACACAGGACCTGCTGCAGCGCCGCGCGTCGCCGCGCGGCCGTTCGGTCGACGAAGCGCGCCGGCGTGCCGGCGGCGCCAGCGGCGCTGGCAAAAGCAGCGGCCAGGCCGCGCAGCCGCAGCGTCAGGCTGGCAGGGGGCTTTGA
- a CDS encoding glycosyltransferase family 2 protein, with amino-acid sequence MKISVLVPTFRRPADLARCMSALQRQQRAPDEVVVVVRPDDEATLACLHDPAVKGALPLRIALVEVPGQVAALNRGLDVATGDVIAITDDDAAPRPDWAQRIVATFEADPRLGALGGRDWVHQRGRVLDGARPLVGKVRRSGRIIGNHHLGVGGAREVDLLKGANMSYRREAVRTIRFDNRLRGAGAQVHNDMAFSMSVKNAGWKLVYDPQVAVDHFPAERFDDDRRDAQTMQAVRNAAYNLHLILRDALPPMRREAAWWWYALVGTRVYPGMAHALLALASRHSSTTLSRWRAVRTGAHEARRAAR; translated from the coding sequence ATGAAAATTTCCGTACTGGTTCCCACGTTTCGCCGGCCCGCCGATCTCGCACGCTGCATGTCGGCGTTGCAGCGGCAGCAGCGCGCGCCCGACGAAGTGGTCGTCGTGGTGCGTCCCGACGACGAGGCGACGCTCGCCTGCCTGCATGATCCGGCCGTGAAGGGCGCGCTGCCGTTGCGCATTGCGCTCGTCGAAGTGCCGGGGCAGGTGGCGGCGCTCAATCGCGGTCTCGACGTCGCGACCGGCGACGTCATCGCGATCACCGACGACGACGCCGCCCCGCGCCCCGACTGGGCGCAGCGCATCGTGGCGACGTTCGAGGCCGATCCGCGGCTCGGCGCGCTCGGCGGGCGCGACTGGGTGCACCAGAGGGGCCGCGTTCTCGATGGCGCACGCCCACTCGTCGGCAAGGTGCGGCGCTCGGGCAGGATCATCGGCAACCATCACCTGGGCGTCGGCGGGGCACGCGAAGTGGATCTGCTGAAAGGCGCCAACATGAGCTACCGGCGCGAAGCGGTCCGCACGATCCGCTTCGACAACCGTTTGCGCGGCGCGGGCGCCCAGGTTCACAACGACATGGCTTTCAGCATGAGCGTGAAGAACGCCGGCTGGAAGCTGGTGTACGACCCGCAGGTCGCCGTCGACCATTTTCCCGCGGAGCGTTTCGACGATGACCGCCGCGATGCGCAGACGATGCAGGCGGTGCGCAACGCCGCGTACAACCTGCACCTGATCCTGCGCGACGCTTTGCCGCCGATGCGCCGGGAAGCGGCCTGGTGGTGGTACGCGCTGGTCGGCACGCGGGTGTATCCGGGCATGGCTCACGCGCTGCTGGCGCTGGCGTCAAGACACAGCAGCACGACGCTGTCGCGCTGGCGCGCGGTACGCACGGGCGCGCACGAAGCGCGGCGCGCCGCGCGGTGA